GGACAACATAAAAGTTACCATTGGAAAAATGCAAGGGCTGGTACGTTAACAAGTTCCAGTTTTGGAACTATTTGTAAGAAAAAACCTGAAACAAAACCTGATATCTTGTTGCGATCCATTATGGGGTACAATGACGAATTTGATACTGCAGCTACTAGATGGGGCAGAAGCCATGAACCAGCTGCCAAGCGTCTGTACCAAAGGCGTATTCAAATAACTCACCCCGGGCTGAAACTCTTTTCATCTGGCCTTGTGGTAAAGCCAAGTCTACCACACTTGGGATCAAGCCCAGATGGAATAGTAGACTGTTGTAAGAAATGTGCTCACACCAAGGGGGTCTTAGAGATAAAATGCCCATATAAATTTAGAAACTGTTCACCAGAAGAGGCCtgtatagacaaaatattttgttgttcaatAGTGAATGGCGAAGTaaccttgaaaaaaaaaactcagcTACTATTtccaagttcaaggtcaaatggccttaacagaaaaaaatggtgTGATTTTTTGTGTGGACTTTGAAGGGTCATAGTGTGGAGGGAATACCTTTTGATAATGATTTTTGGGTTGACATGTTAGGTAAACTGAACTGTTTTTATGTAAAGGCTGTTATACCAGAATTGTTCACAGAGCGTGTCAAACGGGGTAAAGAACTAATGTAAAGAATCTTAATGTGTTTAAAGtgtaaatagaaaaatcaaACAGTTCTTGTTCATTATGTgtaaatagacaaaaaaaaaagagtttgttAAAACAGAATTGGTGCTCACATGTTGttgttacatttaatagtttGCTTTAAAGATTCAGTTTTTTTAGTGCGAGTCTAAAACTCAGACTTAAAATGACTCGCttatgttttgaacaaaaacagttttcccAGTAAAGCAACTGAAAGCACTTATTGATCATTAGTTTACTCTATGATATATAAATTGCACAAAAATGCAGTTTATagcataaaaagtattttgattttgtggGGTTTGGATTCAGACCCACACTTCTCAagtatagaaaaaaatgaaaacaaccagctagtccacacggccaccgATACTATATATCACATGAACATTTTTGTGTCGTTGATTAATTCTTTGATTTATACCTATGTTTTTATGATCTTATTAAATGTATCTCATGAACTACTCTTTTTCATTGACAACAATGcttgaattgaataaaatgcttggaatgaaaataattagtttttttttcttcttttattgaaaaacagtGTTTGTGTTCAGACTCAAGAGTCAAGTGGGTAACCAGGTAAATCTAAATGTACAGATGTCACTTGCCGGCTATGGTTTTTAGAGTGTTGAATCAGTTCTTTGCTTGTTAACTGGTATTACATAACTTCATTTAACTGGAATGACAAATGCTATGATAAAGTCTTTAACGAGAGTGGTTGTTTTGTCTTAATGAATAATGAGTGTAAGTCGGTGGAGGTTAGATTCAGTCAGTTTAATCAAGCCAGAGCACTAAACTCTGCAATGCCAATTCCAGCTCAAAGGCGactgaacaaaaaataataaaaaagtacattaaGTGTGTAACAGTTTATTTTCAGAGGTAAAGTTACAATTATATTGGTGATTAAACCAAAGCAAACAACATGCAATTGTGCTCTTAACTAGGCAACATCAATTGGCaagaaagttgtaaaaatggtaaatctgtgagagcgcagctttaaataGTATGTATATGATCTTTCATGtcatgaaatgtaaattttattaaacacgTTTAAGAACATATCTAGAAAGAAGCCTGAAGCAAtgttaataaaagtatattCCACAGTACTGTCTTTTAACAATGATCATATTCAATCTTCATCATCATGTACTAATGGTGGCAACAAATTTGACAGAGCAACTATTAAAATACGTGTtcttatagaaaaacaaataactttaaataattaaatataactaaaaatgttattgaaaatgtttattgcacaaaaaacaaatcaatttctcaaattcaatttaaaaataaatacttttgtattaattttattaccTCCCCTTGTTTTTCTCACATGAAGGGAATTAGTGCCCTTAGTTGTAATTTGGCGCCATTTCACAGACGACTCTTTCTCGAGCAGAATATTAAAGACATCATTTAGCAAGTCTGGTAGTATAACATATCAGCTTTATTCTTGTTATTGTTCTTTTCATTTCTAGTTCACTTCGTTTCACTCAGAGTCAGATATCAAATGAAGATAAAAATACATCACCTTATAAACTGCGGTTGGCTGTTGGGTTGATCCGGATCTTGAAgctttgattaaaaaaatcacttacacctttcaatactatttcaaacGTTGAAATATACTCGACACGAACAATCAAGTCTCGGAGCGTTTGCTTAGAAACGgatatttgattaaatcatgGCGGTACTCAACcgatttttggaaatattgaatcgattatttttagtaaaaatatttatgagtgATCTCAAGTTTCAGACGATGTATTAAACCAAAACACACGAACACATATGACAGACTAGACACTTTTTGGTCACATTTAAGGTCTAAATTAACATTActaggaaaaaaacaaaagtattatttttaaattacgtACAAATTAAGAAGCTTTTTTTGGTGTTTAAGGGTAGAGCGCAGATAAGTGTCACGACCAAACTGTGCATAGAAGTAAATAAGATAATACTGAATCCTATGTGAAAAGATCTCAGTGACACTTGCATGCGctctgtgtttatttttacattaaaaacgCAAAAATCGGCAGAATCAACGCTTTTGGCGCGAAACCACGTGCTTTGCGTGCCGTTTCTGACGTCATCTGTTGGCATAGCGGAAAACTATTCGTAATAAAATGCAGTTTACATGTTActctatttattaaaaactgtcAGTAACAGcagttaataacttaatatttttgaaatatagagGCCGTAGATGCCCATTAACGTACGTTGTCCTTTTCAGGATTTTTGATGCTTGCTTAGACAATGTTATAGGCATTACACCTTGCAAAATCCTGAAGTTTTTCACTCTTTCCATAGCACGTTCTACGTCAATTCGCAAGTTTGCGATTCTCCTTGTTTCTTCAACTTGTCGGCGGTTAAACTTTTGTAATTTCAAGGGTGGAATAATCAGATGCATGCAGCGTGGTGTTGTCAAATCCGATATTAGAAAACCCTTATCAGCCATTATCCCATCACCAGCTTCACACAAATCAAGGAGTCCTGACTTAATTGTCAACTGTTTATCGCTAATGTTCCACTCCATATGTCCGAAACGAAAGTTATAATTCCAGATGGACTTATTCCTAAAAGTGCCTTCCAAGTCATATGTGACTTGTAGTGTGAGTACATCATTGATTTGTTAGCAAGTGATTGTGGTGTTTCTGTGTAGAACTCAGTGCAGTCAATGATTATGCGGCAGTTCGGGTATTTCCGTTTGAACTTCTGTGGCATTGTAACTTTTAATGTCTTTCTGGATGGCCAAGCAACTAATGTTGACAGTTTCACACTCATGTATGAAATCCACTggtttgttatgtttgaatatgttgatttcgACACATGGAATCTCCTTGCTAAGTCTTCAAGAAGAAGCCCAAATCTTAAACgcatcaaaactaaaaaaaaatcatcaataagTCGTAGCGCTCTTGGCCGGCCCTTGTTTTCTCCATTTTCGCATCTATTTGTGTGACTCTCTACATCATCCCtttcatcaaaaagtaaatgaaaagttTCCACAATAGGTAGACCTGTGTAAAACATACACATCTCattacttttaatgtcttcCACAGTCAGGTCAGGTTTGTTAACTTGTACTCCAACTTCAGAAgttgtttttgacatacatttacataatgGAGTTTCAAAGTCTGTTTGTGTTGAAACACTACACTTAGTAACTGAAACTGAACTAGTCCCTTCCGTCTGAGTAGAAAAGGACACTCCTACTTTGTCAGCCTGTGTGTCTTTATTTAGCGTTTTCTGAACAGTAAATTCAATCTGGCCAGCATAGTCATGGAACTTGATTGAAGCATACTCGGATACACTGCTTGTAGTTAACGTACAGTCTGGCCCATCATACTCTTCATTCTCCGCCTCTTGGTCTTCGTCATTACATTTGTATGCCGGTTCTGAACTTTCCAcctgaaaatacataaataaacagGATTCTTAGTATTTCTTATGGTTCTATTTTGTGAGTAATATTTTCGATATTTCACAGAAACGAACAAAAATCCTTGATATGATATTCATGATGCTACGTTGCTTATATGCTGAAAGGCCCTGCAACGTACCATCCAGATCCAGAACAATATATTGTACGTTAACTGATTATACAGATAATAAAACAGGTAAAAAATCCCCCTTGTTTTAGCAAACTATAAACATGTAACATAACAGAACCAAATCTTTTGTTTGACAATTTCCAAAAGTGTTGGTAAACAGTGAAATACATTCATATAAAGTTTAGACAAACATGTTCATGatgttgttcaatatatttaaaataaatagctAGTGATTcacaatgaatgataaacaagaTGAAACTAGTTTCACAACGACAAACTCGGCTTACctttgataatttaaatatcttttccTTGTTGTTTATGATAAACACACACGGAAAGGGGTTTTTCTTTGTGTATTTGCCGTTGGCGAAGTGAACAGAACAAAGGCGATCGTTTTTCAAACTTGACACAAAGTTTGGACTGACAGCTTTCAGACGTTTAATCCAGAGTTTTCTGAGTTTATCGTCCGTTGGGAATCTGTGCAACGTTACACAAAGTTTATTCACAATTTCCCCCCTGTAGTTATTGCAAATGCAACAATAATGTCGCCTTTTAACTGTCGATTTTGGTGTAGATTCGCTCATTTTCGCACAAGTTTACTTTGCTCTCCACCGGAAGTCAAGATAAGTTCTCCCCACGGAAAAGCGTTCAGGGGAGGTAATatttcaagggagataacaaCAGTTATTGAACAGGACTATAAATACCGAACACCTGTTAAATCACGCCTATTTTAACCTCGATCAATAATTAGATGATCAAGATCGCTACAAACGCTTGCCTTAGCAACGAATGCGAATTTTCGTCAAGTTTAGGTTagtatttttcttataaatcccACAGGCATCTgtatcattgtttgtcacttaaatgttgtttaaaaccattttgggtacatacaatgggataaacaacacatgtgtctttgatatacaaaaaagataCAAAGATATGTCttcaaacaatgattcagatgcctgtgatGCATCCCTGTCAAACTCCTAATCAGGTGAAATGTAAATATGCAGCACGCGGGGAATGACGTCACAGATTTTAAATCGCACTGTAATCAATATCATGGGTAAGGAATGTTCTTAGATTTTTGAAGCAAGGGACACAACTCAAATTTTCTAAGATTAGATTCTGTTCGAGTTGATTCCCATTCCCATTGTGTGTTtgattagaaataaaaacaaaccatgACGGAACAgcaatctatttttagataaaatataatttaaaagcaATCGGGATTTACATACTCCATTTCACCGATtgaatggtgatttactgtgcTTGAAATGAACGTTTTGCGTTTATGAATCAAACTATTTTGTGAATGTGTACTTCAGCAGAGGCTGAGGTTTGaaccaaacatttttaatgCCAAGTTTGAAGTTACTAAAACCAAAACTCgcaaagatattgttaaaaaactgtcaaaactgttTGGACTTACAAACTCAACCAGTATAATGTTCTTTGTTGTCTAAATttcttatgaatattttaaggTATCATCATAAAGTTTTAAGAGTTGCTTCCAAAATTTGAGTTATTAAAATAGTTACACAAGAAAAGCAAGTGTATGTCTTACAGCCCCATATCGTGCGTGGGGTGCTGCTTATTTGTCAGTTTATATGACGATGTTAATGTTATTCATTGAACACTACACAGGatgttaatttaaacatttacctcaaacactgtttaaacaaacaataaaatgtattgtgcTCAATAGTGTCCCTTTTTGactatatttgttaaaaaacatagatgattttatcattatattattcatttgctgaagttgtttaaagtttttacgTTTGGAGCCCATGACCGAGTGGTAACCTTTCTATTTCATTTGTTGTATAATTACAATATAAAGAGAATATGACGTTGGTTTGAACTAACCCAATGTGTCAATTCGATTAGTTTCATACAATCCATACCACAACAGTCCGAATGTTGCTGTATTAACAAGTATCTTACACAACCAATATTAAGGTTTTTTATTCAGTACAACACTCAAAGCAAATGCATCGCAAAACCAAATGTTACCAATagaaaatagcaaaacaaagCGGCAGTTAAAAGGCGGTTTTACATTACTTATTACAATACCAGAGCCTGTCATTTGTGCGGAACCAGTCCTTGGCGTATTCGACACTGTGAACGTCCAGGGTAGTTATGAGCAATACAGAAAAGAATCTCATCTCTGCAATATAGATACATGTGTCCATATTCCAATTAACGAAGGAACCTATTCACATGTTGCAGAAGTtcttacacattttatttagtttaaacaaaaaagaaacacgCTTAGATTTATATAATTAGAATAAAGCAGATGAATGCAGAAAcgtgtttataaatataacatatctgTGAATAGATAAAGCCGTACTGTTAGGGTCATAACTACAGTTTAACAAAATCCAAAAACGAAACGTTCATATGATGTACAAACAAAGCAATTGGATTTATTTACATAAGTACGTAGTAGTAGCTAATATACGAGTAGATATAACTAGATATGGTAAAAGTatgttcacataagtattttgaGTAGATACCATTTAGATGTCCCTGTTGGTACCGcgctaataaaatattttactttaagaGTAAATCGGGGCTGGCTGGGAGTGGTGAACTCAAAAAACTGttgtaattatgtattttaaatatagcCCAGATTATTGGGTTAGCTGTTTGAACTTGGAATACTTATATTGTGGGAACCGCTTAACTTGAAGTGCCCCAAACTGTACACAATggtattcaatttaaaacaaacaaaacatatgaaaatttGACGACAATATAACAAATCAAGATAATTAAGTATTGTTTTCCAATCCACATTATATATCTCATCTGAAATTGGAGTATGGTTTGAACGAACGGACGAACTCCAGAACACAATCATGGCAGAAGTCGAACTGTGCCTacaaatagaaaatatc
This genomic stretch from Mya arenaria isolate MELC-2E11 chromosome 10, ASM2691426v1 harbors:
- the LOC128205997 gene encoding uncharacterized protein LOC128205997; translated protein: MRFFSVLLITTLDVHSVEYAKDWFRTNDRLWGEIVNKLCVTLHRFPTDDKLRKLWIKRLKAVSPNFVSSLKNDRLCSVHFANGKYTKKNPFPCVFIINNKEKIFKLSKVESSEPAYKCNDEDQEAENEEYDGPDCTLTTSSVSEYASIKFHDYAGQIEFTVQKTLNKDTQADKVGVSFSTQTEGTSSVSVTKCSVSTQTDFETPLCKCMSKTTSEVGVQVNKPDLTVEDIKSNEMCMFYTGLPIVETFHLLFDERDDVESHTNRCENGENKGRPRALRLIDDFFLVLMRLRFGLLLEDLARRFHVSKSTYSNITNQWISYMSVKLSTLVAWPSRKTLKVTMPQKFKRKYPNCRIIIDCTEFYTETPQSLANKSMMYSHYKSHMTWKALLGISPSGIITFVSDIWSGTLAINS
- the LOC128205996 gene encoding uncharacterized protein LOC128205996 is translated as MYSNSIPVLHKLHSVDFFYKDSVDLKSSMCENNFETYFKSLNCNQDDCFLIENSTKGQHKSYHWKNARAGTLTSSSFGTICKKKPETKPDILLRSIMGYNDEFDTAATRWGRSHEPAAKRLYQRRIQITHPGLKLFSSGLVVKPSLPHLGSSPDGIVDCCKKCAHTKGVLEIKCPYKFRNCSPEEACIDKIFCCSIVNGEVTLKKKTQLLFPSSRSNGLNRKKWCDFLCGL